Within the Streptomyces vilmorinianum genome, the region GAGCAAGGGAGCCCGCGATGAGCAAGATGATCACCGCGGACCTGGTCGATCTCGACCTGTCCGCCGGCACCAAGGAAGCGGCGGCCCGTTCGCTCGCGGAGCGCATGGTCGCGCTCGGCCGGGTGACCGACCTCGACGGCTTCCTGGCGGACGTGGCCGCCCGCGAGGCCCAGATGCCCACCGGCCTCGACGGCGGCATCGGCATCCCGCACTGCCGCAGCGCCCACGTGACGGCCCCGACCCTCGCTTTCGGCCGCGCCCCCCAGGGCATCGACTTCGGCGCCCCGGACGGCCCGGCGGACCTGATCTTCCTGATCGCGGCCCCGGCGGGCGCGGACGACGCCCACCTGACGATCCTCTCCTCCCTGGCCCGCCAACTGATGAACGAGGCCTTCACGACAGCCCTCCGCTCAGCCACCTCACCCCCCGAGGCAGCGGCCCTGATCTCAGGCGACCAGCCGCCGTCGCCCGCCGACGACGCGTCTGAAGCCGCGGCTTCGCCGCGCGCCGTGCCCGCCTCGCCGACCACCACGGCGGGGCCGGCCGCCTCCGGCGAGACGGCTTCGGCCTCCGCCGGGCGGGAGCCCGCCGAAGGCGACGGCACGCCTGCCGCCCCGGCTTCGCCGGGCGCCGTGCCCGCCTCCGCCGGCCCCGCCGCCACCGCGCGGTCCTCGGCCTCCACGCCGGCTGCCTCCGGCGGGACGGCTTCGGCCTCCGCCGGGCGGGATGCCGCCGCACCGGCGGCCGAGCCCGCCGAAGGCGACGGGCCGTCCGTCCAGGCCGCACCGAACGCCGTGTCGGCTGCGCCGCCCGGCGACGGCACGCCTGCCGCCCCGGCTTCGCCGGGCGCCGTGCCCGCCTCCGCCGACCCCGCCGCCTCCGTTGATGGGGGGCTGGGGGGAACCCCCAGTTTCGGGAAGGGGCGGGGTGGGGGAGAGGCGCCGTTCAGGATCGTTGCCGTCACCTCGTGTCCCACCGGCATCGCCCACACCTACATGGCCGCCGAGTCCCTCGAAAAGGCTGGCCGCGCCGCCGGTGTCGAGGTCGTCGTCGAGACGCAGGGCTCCGCCGGGTTCGCGCGGCTCGACCCCGACGTCATCGCCGCGGCCGACGGCGTGATCTTCGCGCACGACGTTCCCGTCCGCGAGAAGGAACGATTCGCCGGGAAGCCGACCGTCGACGTCGGCGTCAAGGCCGGCATCAACCGGCCCGCCGAGCTGATCTCCGAGGTCCGCGGCAAGGCCGAGCGCGGCGAGGTCGCCGCAGGCACGCCCACCCCCGTCGAGAGCGCGGGCGAGCCGGGCGAGGGCTACGGCACCAAGCTCCGCAAGTGGCTGATGTCCGGCGTCAGTTACATGGTCCCGTTCGTCGCCGCAGGCGGTCTCCTCATCGCCCTCGGCTTCGCCATCGGCGGCTACGACATCAACAAGGCCCCCTCCGTCGCCGAGCACTTCGCCTGGGGCCAGGCCGACTCCTGGGCCGCGCTGATGTTCCAGATCGGCGGGCTCGCCTTCAGCTTCCTCGTCCCGGTCCTCGCCGGTTACATCGCGTACGGCATGGCCGACCGCCCCGGTCTCGTCCCCGGCTTCGTCGGCGGCGCGATCGCCCTCACCATCAACGCGGGCTTCCTCGGCGGCCTCGCCGCCGGTCTGATCGCCGGCGGCACGGTCCTCGCCATCCAGAAGGTGAAGGTGCCCGCGGCCCTGCGGGGCATCATGCCGGTCGTGGTGATCCCGCTGCTCGCGTCGATCGTCGTCGGCTTCCTGATGTTCCTGGTGATCGGCAAGCCGATCGCGAGCCTCCAGAAGGCGATGACCGACTGGCTGTCCGGACTCTCCGGCGCCAACGCGATCATCCTGGGCGTGATCCTCGGCCTGATGATGTGCTTCGACCTCGGCGGCCCCGTCAACAAGGTCGCGTACGCCTTCGCCGTCGGCGGTCTCGCCACCCCCAACGAGGGCTCCCTCAAGGTCATGGCCGCCGTGATGGCCGCCGGCATGGTGCCGCCGCTCGCGATGGCGCTGGCCACGACCGTACGCGGCAGGCTCTTCACCAAGACCGAGCGGGAGAACGGCAAGGCGGCCTGGGTCCTCGGAGCCTCGTTCATCAGCGAAGGCGCCATCCCCTTCGCCGCGGCCGACCCGCTGCGGGTCATCCCGTCCGCGATGGTGGGCGGCGCGGTCACCGGCGCTCTGTCGATGGCCTTCGAGTGCACCCTGCGGGCCCCGCACGGAGGCTTCTTCGTGCTCCCGCTGATCGGCAACCCGCTGCTCTACCTGCTCGCGATCCTGGCGGGCACCCTGGTGAGCGCCGCACTTGTCATCCTCCTCAAGGGCGCACGCACGTCGGCCCCCGTGGGAAACGGGGGCACGGAGGAGAAGCCTCAGGCTGAGACGAAGGTGGCCGTAGCAGCCTGACCGGTCCCGCGAGGGACCCCGAGGGGCGGTGCGTACTGCGAGCGGTACGCACCGCCCCTCGGTTCGTGCGTCCGATCCGTCAGGAGCGGTTGAGGGAAGTGGCGGCCGCGTTGCGCTTGAACTTGGCCGCCCGAAGGTCCGCCGGCGTCGGCGTCGTCTGCTGGGTCCAGCCCTCGTCCCAGACGAAGGTCTGGCCCTGGATGTCGCCGTGCGTCTGCCACACCTGACCGTCGACTGTGACGATCTTGACGTACGCGTCGTTGCCCTGGGCCTCGATGGCGATGCCGCAGGCGTTGCCGGGGAAGGCGTCGTTCGTCTCGTCGGAACCGTTCGCGGGATCGCTGTCGCTCGCGACGGTGTTGGTGAGGTCCTGCCACTCGATCGTGCCGCCCGGCGTGCTCGCCTTGCCGGCGTAGGCCACTCCGCCGGTGAGGACGGCCTGGAAGTCCTCGCTGTTCGAGGGGCTGTACGTGTCGATGTCGGAGCAGGGCCCGGTCGCGCCTGCGGGACCTGCGGGACCTGCCGGTCCTGCCGGTCCTGCCGGTCCTGCCGGTCCTGCGGGTCCAGCGGGACCAGCCGGGCCTGCGGGGCCCGTGTCACCGCCACCCGGTCCCGTCGGTCCCTGGGGTCCTGCGGGGCCCGCGGGTCCCGCGGGTCCTGCCGGACCGGCGTCGCCCGTGTCGCCCTTGGGTCCCGCGGGACCGGCGTCACCCGTGTCGCCCGTGTCGCCCTTGGGGCCCGCCGGTCCTGCCGGACCTGCCGGACCCGCCGGACCCGTGGGTCCGGGCGGCCCGGGAGGGCCTTCCTTGCACTTGTCACCGCCACGGACCTGCGGCGGCGCGCCCTTGTCGAGGTGGTGCAGCTGACCCTGGACGTACTCCTGGATCCGCTCCAGCTCCTGGTGCGGTCCGGCGCCCGGGTGCGGCGGAGGGCCGTCCGGGTGGTGCTGCGGCGGCGGGCCGTCCGGGTGGTGCGGCTGGCATTCGTCCCCGGTCGAGGGTGCCGCCGCGCTCACGCCCGCGAGCTGCGCCGGGTGCTGCGGCGCGGCGACGGCGGGGCTCGCGAGGCTCGTCACCATGACCGCGAGCGAGGCGACGGCCCCGCCGGCGAGCCAGGAACGTCGTCGTGCGAGCGGGCCCAGAGAGGACCTGGTCCTGAGATCAGGACGCATACATGTGCTCCTTCGGTAACCGGATCGAGCGATGGGGTGGAAGTCTGTTCGGACTTCCCCTCGGATCATCGGATCGCGATTGCAACGTCTTGAGCGGCCTGCGGAGCTATCAGCTCACTGGCGTACGCCACTCACCGAGTGGACGCATGCGCAGGAGCGAACCCGAATGGGGTCCCCGGCGTGCCGTTCCCGGGCGGCCCGGGCCCGTCCGTAGGGTCGCGCGCACATGAGGTCGCCGGATCGATCCACCGGGGGTGGTGTTGCCGTGAAGCCGTCGATCTGCCTGTGCATGATCGTCAAGAACGAGGCGCGTGTCATCGAGCGCTGCCTCGCCTCCGTCAGGGATCTGGTGGACGCCTGGGTCGTCTCCGACACGGGGTCCACCGACGGCACCCAGGAGCTGATCCGGAACGCCCTGCGCGGCATCCCCGGGGAGCTGTACGAGGAGCCCTGGACCGACTTCGGCCACAACCGGAGCCTGAACATCCGGCACGCCCGCGGCCGGGCCGACTACCTGCTGCTCCTCGACGCCGACCACGTGCTCCGGCGGGAGGGCCCGCTGCCTCCGCTGACCGCCGACGCGTACCTGCTGCGCCACGAGGGCGCGCTGGAGTACCGCATCAAGCGCCTGGTCAGGGGCGACATCGCCTGGCGGTACGAGGGGGTCACCCACGAGTATCTGACGGCGGACGGGGCCGGGGGCCAGGAGCGCACCAGCGAGAATCTCGACGCACTCGTCGTCGAGCACTTCGCCGACGGCGGCTCACGGCACGACAAGTTCGAGCGCGACGCCCGCCTGCTGACCGCCGAGCTCGCGCGCGATCCCGCCAACCCCCGGACCGTGTTCTACCTCGCCCAGACCATGCGGGACATGGGCCGTACGGACGAGGCCGTCGCACTCTACGAGCGCCGCGCGGCCATGGGCGGCTGGGGCGAGGAGGTCTACTACGCGCTGCTCCAGGCCGGGATCCTCCAGGCGGACTCGGGAGACTGGCCGGCGGCGGCCGACGCCTTGACGCGCGCCTGGGAGTCCCGCCCGCAGCGTCTCGAGGCCTGCTACGAACTGGCCTCGCGCCTGCGCGGGATGAGACGCCATCACGCCGCCCACGCGTTCGTCGCCGCCGCCGTCGACCGTGAGCCGCCGGACGACCTGCTGTTCGTGCAGCCGTGGGTGTACCGCTGGGGCCTGCTGTTCGAGTTCTCGGTCACCTCCTACTGGGTGGGCGACACCGTCGCCTCGCTCGCCGCCTGCGACCGGCTCCTTGCGATGCCCGACCTGCCCGAGGCCTACCGCCGGCAGACCGAGACCAACCGCGCGTTCGCCGCCGGCCGGCTGGCCCCGGCCGCGGTGCCCGCCCCTTAGGCCCGACCGTTCATTCACCTCGGCGCACGTTCCCAGCGCACCTTCTCGGCGCTCGTTCTCAGCGCACCCGCGCGCGGTGCTCCATCGCCTCCCGCGCCGTGTGCTCGTCCTCGTAGACCTCGCACATGTGACGGCCGTCCGGGGTCGCCGTGTGCTCGACCTCCCACAGGCTCAGCTCGCTTCCGTCGAGCAGCAGGAACGCGTGCTCGTAGAGCGTGAATCCGGCCTCACGGTTGCGCTCCACCGCGCACTGGCGCCCGAACGCCTGCGTGATGTGGTGGGCGAACGCCACCCGCAGCCTGCGCGCCGTCTCCTCGCCGGGCCGGTCCGCGTTCTCCGCACGCCGCAGCACACGGCGCGCGTGGTCCGCGGAGTTGTCCGGGACGTACATCCGGGGCTGCGTCGGTATCGGGCGCGCCAGCAGGGCGCTGAGCAGCTCCAGGTCGCCGTCCTCGTCGAAGTCCAGGCCGGCGGAGCGCTCTATGCCCCAGCCCTGGTCGAAGCGGGCCGGCAGCCGGGACGCGGCGAGCCGGGCCTCCGCCTCCTCCGTGTACAGCTCGTGCTGCTCGGCGCCGTCGCGGCCGGAGTTGTGCACCAGCTCCCACAGGCTGAGCGCCGTGCCGTCGGCCAGCAGATAGGTGTGGCGGTACGTGGTGCGGTGCAGCGACGCGCTGTGGTGCGAGGAGTGCAGCGCGCTGGAGTGTGCGAGCGCCGTCTCCAGGCGCTCGACCGTGATGTCGGGCAGGTCGAAGGAGTTGAGCGCCCGGCCGAGGAGGCGCTCGACGTGCGTCTCGGTCGTCTCGTACGGATCGTGAGGATCCTGCGGATCGTTCAAGAGGGTCTCCAGGCCGTCGCCGCATGTCACTTGGTGCTTGCTTAACGTAGTCCCTGGGTCTGACATCGCGTCCGGGGTTCGGCAAAACGAAGGGGGCGCGCGAGAAGTTCCCGCGCGCCCGGCGCTCCCTTCGCCCCAACTCCTGCCGGGTTACCGGGAGTCGGGGGAGAGGTCCGGTCCGTACAGCTCGCGGTACGCGGGGAAGTCGCCGCCCGGTCCCTCGATTCCCCCGGCGGTCTCCAGGACCGCCCGCACGATCGCCCGGGTCACGGTGTCCGCGCCCGCCGCCAGGATGTCGTTGAGGGCGAGCGGCCCGGCCTCCGGGGCCATTTCCCGCTCCCCGGTCGCGAGGGCGAAGACGGTGTCCCCGTCGTTGAGGAGATGCACCGGACGGATGGCGCGCGCGATGCCGTCGTGCGCCGTGCCCGCGAGCTTCTGCGCCTGCGCGCGGGTCAGGTCCGCGTCGGTGGCGACGACCGCGAGGGTGGTGTTCAGGGGCGGCGGGGCGTGCGAGGCCCGGGCCTCGGCGAGACGCTGCCGCGCGGCCTCGTGGACGGCCGGGTCCGGGTACGCGGCCCGGCCCTGGAAGTACGTCCCGTACAGCGCACCCGTCTCCGGATCGACCGCCGCGCCGACCGCGTTGACGACGACCAGCGCGGCGACCGTGACGCCCGACTCCAGGACCGTGCTCGCCGTGCCGACCCCGCCCTTGAGCCCGCCGACGACGGCCCCGGTGCCCGCGCCGACCGCGCCCGTCTCCACGCGCGCGTGCAGCCCCGTCGCCGCGGCGGCCTCGACCGCGGCGCGCCCCGTGGCAGCGCTCGGGCGGGCGGTGAAGTCGCCGCCCCGGCCCAGGTCGAAGACGCAGGCGGCGGGGACGACCGGGACCACGTGCGAGGGGTCGGGCCCGACCCGTACGCCCCGGCCCTGCTCCTCCAGCCAGGCCATCACACCGGCGGCCGACTCGAGTCCGTACGCGCTGCCGCCGGTCAGGACCACGGCCTCGATCCGCTGGACGACGTTACGCGGGTCGAGCGCGTCGGTCTCCCGGGTGCCGGGGCCACCGCCCCGTACGTCCACGGCCGCCACGGCCCCGCCCGGCGGGGCGAGGACGACGGTGGTCCCGCTGAGCGCGCCTGGCCCCTCCACGCGCGCGTGGCCGACGCGGAGGCCGGTCACGTCCGTGAGTGCGTCGTGCTTCGTCATGGTCCCTGCGTACCACGCCCGTTCGGTCGGCGTGCTCGCGTGGCGGGGTTGCGGGCCGTCAGGGTCACCCCGACCGCCACGGTCGCCGCCGCGACGAGACCGGCGACCAGGACCGCCCAGCGGCCGGCGAACGTGCACATCAGGATCGCGAGCGACGAGACGGGCAGGACGAGTT harbors:
- a CDS encoding PTS fructose transporter subunit IIABC, which gives rise to MSKMITADLVDLDLSAGTKEAAARSLAERMVALGRVTDLDGFLADVAAREAQMPTGLDGGIGIPHCRSAHVTAPTLAFGRAPQGIDFGAPDGPADLIFLIAAPAGADDAHLTILSSLARQLMNEAFTTALRSATSPPEAAALISGDQPPSPADDASEAAASPRAVPASPTTTAGPAASGETASASAGREPAEGDGTPAAPASPGAVPASAGPAATARSSASTPAASGGTASASAGRDAAAPAAEPAEGDGPSVQAAPNAVSAAPPGDGTPAAPASPGAVPASADPAASVDGGLGGTPSFGKGRGGGEAPFRIVAVTSCPTGIAHTYMAAESLEKAGRAAGVEVVVETQGSAGFARLDPDVIAAADGVIFAHDVPVREKERFAGKPTVDVGVKAGINRPAELISEVRGKAERGEVAAGTPTPVESAGEPGEGYGTKLRKWLMSGVSYMVPFVAAGGLLIALGFAIGGYDINKAPSVAEHFAWGQADSWAALMFQIGGLAFSFLVPVLAGYIAYGMADRPGLVPGFVGGAIALTINAGFLGGLAAGLIAGGTVLAIQKVKVPAALRGIMPVVVIPLLASIVVGFLMFLVIGKPIASLQKAMTDWLSGLSGANAIILGVILGLMMCFDLGGPVNKVAYAFAVGGLATPNEGSLKVMAAVMAAGMVPPLAMALATTVRGRLFTKTERENGKAAWVLGASFISEGAIPFAAADPLRVIPSAMVGGAVTGALSMAFECTLRAPHGGFFVLPLIGNPLLYLLAILAGTLVSAALVILLKGARTSAPVGNGGTEEKPQAETKVAVAA
- a CDS encoding DUF6227 family protein; the protein is MSDPGTTLSKHQVTCGDGLETLLNDPQDPHDPYETTETHVERLLGRALNSFDLPDITVERLETALAHSSALHSSHHSASLHRTTYRHTYLLADGTALSLWELVHNSGRDGAEQHELYTEEAEARLAASRLPARFDQGWGIERSAGLDFDEDGDLELLSALLARPIPTQPRMYVPDNSADHARRVLRRAENADRPGEETARRLRVAFAHHITQAFGRQCAVERNREAGFTLYEHAFLLLDGSELSLWEVEHTATPDGRHMCEVYEDEHTAREAMEHRARVR
- a CDS encoding glycosyltransferase is translated as MKPSICLCMIVKNEARVIERCLASVRDLVDAWVVSDTGSTDGTQELIRNALRGIPGELYEEPWTDFGHNRSLNIRHARGRADYLLLLDADHVLRREGPLPPLTADAYLLRHEGALEYRIKRLVRGDIAWRYEGVTHEYLTADGAGGQERTSENLDALVVEHFADGGSRHDKFERDARLLTAELARDPANPRTVFYLAQTMRDMGRTDEAVALYERRAAMGGWGEEVYYALLQAGILQADSGDWPAAADALTRAWESRPQRLEACYELASRLRGMRRHHAAHAFVAAAVDREPPDDLLFVQPWVYRWGLLFEFSVTSYWVGDTVASLAACDRLLAMPDLPEAYRRQTETNRAFAAGRLAPAAVPAP
- a CDS encoding P1 family peptidase gives rise to the protein MTKHDALTDVTGLRVGHARVEGPGALSGTTVVLAPPGGAVAAVDVRGGGPGTRETDALDPRNVVQRIEAVVLTGGSAYGLESAAGVMAWLEEQGRGVRVGPDPSHVVPVVPAACVFDLGRGGDFTARPSAATGRAAVEAAAATGLHARVETGAVGAGTGAVVGGLKGGVGTASTVLESGVTVAALVVVNAVGAAVDPETGALYGTYFQGRAAYPDPAVHEAARQRLAEARASHAPPPLNTTLAVVATDADLTRAQAQKLAGTAHDGIARAIRPVHLLNDGDTVFALATGEREMAPEAGPLALNDILAAGADTVTRAIVRAVLETAGGIEGPGGDFPAYRELYGPDLSPDSR